The Paenibacillus sp. FSL R7-0204 genome includes a region encoding these proteins:
- a CDS encoding ABC transporter substrate-binding protein, with the protein MKKAGAVLLSAMLLGLTAGCAKPAASGNAESPGKQEDVELKFLMWGNQGHMDVYNKLISQFEADNPGIKVTMDSVPFTDYQQKISVLAAGKSLPDIAWVSERMIPQFKANGILADVSSFKDDASFNLDDYIPSTLDLFRDGDQLLGLPFSTPPVVMFYNKTLFDKANLTDPNTLASEGKWTWKTFEESAKAIAVKDAGGRVYGANFFRDWKTWAILSSYAWSYGSGPFNEDLTAFTWNDQYGVETMELLERMMYKDESHPKAGEQISFDAGNLGMFFDNYSYVSKARDINGFEWSIAPMPSGSAGSVPMLGQAGYTLFKDSKHPEEAKKLLKLFASQSGIEATSTYFVPPRTSVLSSDAFLNQPNNPPAEHIVQAVIDEMPKARIIPGHIRWQDIDNAVLQGFDRLFGRSASAKDNMKQMQTDVEAILK; encoded by the coding sequence ATGAAAAAAGCAGGAGCAGTGCTTCTTTCAGCCATGCTGCTGGGTTTAACGGCAGGTTGTGCCAAGCCCGCAGCAAGCGGAAATGCTGAGAGTCCCGGGAAACAGGAAGATGTGGAGTTGAAGTTTCTGATGTGGGGCAATCAAGGGCATATGGATGTGTACAACAAGCTGATCAGCCAATTTGAAGCAGACAATCCGGGCATTAAGGTGACTATGGATTCTGTGCCATTCACAGATTATCAGCAGAAAATATCCGTGCTGGCCGCAGGGAAATCCCTTCCGGATATCGCCTGGGTATCGGAGCGGATGATCCCGCAGTTCAAGGCCAACGGCATTCTGGCGGATGTCTCCTCCTTCAAAGACGATGCTTCCTTTAACCTGGATGATTATATTCCGAGCACGCTAGATTTGTTCCGGGACGGGGATCAATTGCTGGGCCTGCCGTTCTCAACACCGCCGGTGGTCATGTTCTACAACAAGACATTGTTCGACAAAGCGAATCTGACCGACCCGAATACGCTGGCCTCCGAAGGGAAATGGACCTGGAAGACCTTTGAGGAATCGGCCAAAGCAATTGCTGTCAAAGACGCTGGGGGCCGGGTATATGGCGCGAACTTCTTCCGTGACTGGAAGACCTGGGCGATTCTATCCTCGTACGCGTGGTCTTATGGAAGCGGCCCGTTCAATGAGGATCTGACCGCATTCACCTGGAATGACCAGTACGGCGTGGAGACCATGGAACTGCTGGAGCGGATGATGTATAAGGACGAATCCCACCCGAAAGCAGGCGAGCAGATCAGCTTCGACGCAGGGAATCTGGGCATGTTCTTCGACAACTATAGCTATGTCTCGAAAGCGCGTGACATTAATGGGTTTGAATGGAGCATTGCACCGATGCCGTCCGGTTCCGCAGGCAGTGTTCCGATGCTGGGCCAAGCAGGCTATACGCTGTTCAAGGACAGCAAGCATCCGGAGGAAGCCAAAAAGCTGCTCAAGCTGTTTGCCAGCCAGTCAGGCATTGAGGCGACATCCACTTATTTCGTACCTCCCCGCACATCGGTGCTGAGTTCCGATGCGTTCTTGAATCAGCCGAACAACCCGCCAGCTGAGCACATCGTGCAAGCGGTTATCGATGAAATGCCGAAGGCGCGCATCATTCCGGGCCACATCCGCTGGCAGGATATCGACAATGCGGTGCTGCAAGGTTTTGACCGCCTGTTCGGCCGCTCGGCATCTGCAAAGGACAACATGAAGCAGATGCAGACCGATGTCGAGGCTATTTTGAAATAA
- a CDS encoding MDR family MFS transporter, which produces MKQHLRHIHPLAWTIIIGTMFGRLVTSMSIPFLSIYLTQVLGASATQTGFTVAVSSLAGVMISFYGGYISDVIGRRIVMLVSVFGWACVFFGFAAAQHLWVFFLVNTLNGLCRAVFEPTSRALLSDITPPEQKLLVFNLRYAAVNLGVVFGPIIGLQLGSAKSTFPFMIAGIVYIAYGLVLFLQFSVHRASLPVHGEARTPKLLDALAVTGRDKVFLPVLLGTIFCVLGYGHFSSTLAQYLAMNPLFSNGSQVFSYMLSLNAVTVLVVQYPIVRTASKFAPIIPLILGNVCVALSLLLFGMPGGVPLLMFSVVLFTVGEVLLFTMMDMLIDRIAKPEWKGTYFGTIGFNNIGSVMAPILGGLLLDQFGVLNGPAVFVPLALTTALGLPFLITAHKRLRIREAAEATEARRVGA; this is translated from the coding sequence ATGAAACAACATCTGCGCCATATTCACCCGCTGGCCTGGACCATTATCATCGGAACGATGTTCGGCCGGCTGGTTACTTCAATGAGCATTCCTTTTCTCTCTATCTATCTCACGCAGGTGCTTGGCGCTTCCGCAACCCAGACCGGGTTCACGGTGGCCGTCAGCTCGCTGGCTGGGGTAATGATCAGCTTCTACGGCGGATATATCTCGGATGTGATCGGGCGCCGGATCGTCATGCTGGTCTCCGTCTTCGGCTGGGCCTGCGTATTCTTCGGCTTCGCGGCAGCGCAGCATTTATGGGTGTTTTTCCTGGTGAACACGCTCAATGGACTTTGCCGCGCCGTGTTTGAACCGACTTCACGGGCATTATTGTCGGATATCACCCCGCCGGAGCAAAAACTACTGGTCTTCAATCTGCGGTATGCGGCAGTGAATCTGGGTGTGGTCTTCGGCCCGATCATCGGCCTCCAGCTCGGCTCCGCCAAGTCCACCTTCCCGTTCATGATCGCAGGGATCGTCTATATCGCCTATGGCCTTGTTCTGTTCCTGCAATTCTCGGTCCATCGTGCCAGCCTGCCTGTGCATGGAGAAGCCCGCACCCCGAAGCTGCTGGATGCGTTAGCGGTCACCGGCCGGGACAAGGTATTCCTGCCCGTTCTGCTGGGAACTATTTTTTGCGTACTAGGATATGGACACTTCAGTTCCACACTGGCGCAGTATCTCGCGATGAACCCCCTTTTCAGTAATGGCAGCCAAGTTTTCTCTTATATGCTGTCGCTTAATGCAGTGACGGTGCTGGTCGTACAGTATCCTATCGTGCGTACAGCCAGCAAGTTCGCGCCGATAATTCCTCTGATTCTGGGTAATGTCTGCGTAGCCCTTAGTCTGCTGCTGTTCGGGATGCCTGGAGGGGTTCCTCTCCTGATGTTCAGCGTGGTTCTGTTCACTGTAGGAGAGGTCCTGCTCTTCACGATGATGGATATGCTGATCGACCGGATTGCCAAGCCAGAGTGGAAAGGCACTTACTTCGGTACGATTGGCTTCAATAATATAGGCAGCGTTATGGCGCCTATTCTCGGAGGATTGCTGCTGGATCAGTTCGGCGTTCTGAACGGGCCTGCTGTGTTCGTACCGCTTGCGCTGACCACGGCGCTCGGTCTTCCTTTCCTGATTACCGCGCATAAAAGACTCCGTATCCGCGAGGCCGCCGAAGCCACTGAAGCAAGGCGGGTTGGCGCTTGA
- a CDS encoding carbohydrate ABC transporter permease: MKATPNNSKKWSVAGVYAALTAVSLIMLVPFLWMLSTSFKRPQDIFTYPPQLIPPVFQFQNYVDVFTLIPFHRFYFNSVYISFVVVAGTVFFASLAGYAFAKIPFTGRNAVFLVLLSAMMIPHEVTAIPMFLFMRDLGWIDTHLPLILLPIFGASGVFGIFVMRQFFITVPTELEEAAMIDGCSRFRIYWTIMLPIACPGMATLTIFTFVSIWNEFFDPLIFINTRELMTLPLGLSLFTDEVGTAWHYLMSATVMATVPLLIVFFLAQKRFIEGVAMTGLKE; encoded by the coding sequence ATGAAGGCGACGCCTAACAACAGCAAAAAGTGGTCTGTAGCAGGAGTGTATGCTGCATTAACAGCGGTATCGCTGATTATGCTTGTTCCGTTTCTGTGGATGCTGTCCACCTCCTTCAAACGGCCGCAGGATATTTTCACCTACCCGCCGCAGCTGATTCCGCCTGTATTCCAGTTTCAGAATTATGTGGATGTCTTTACACTGATCCCGTTTCACCGCTTCTATTTTAACAGCGTCTATATCTCGTTTGTCGTCGTGGCGGGAACGGTGTTTTTCGCTTCGCTGGCCGGTTATGCTTTTGCCAAAATTCCCTTCACAGGCAGAAATGCTGTGTTTCTGGTGTTGCTCAGTGCCATGATGATCCCGCATGAAGTGACGGCGATCCCGATGTTCCTGTTCATGCGCGACCTGGGCTGGATTGACACGCATCTGCCGCTGATTCTGTTGCCGATCTTCGGCGCAAGCGGCGTGTTCGGGATATTCGTCATGCGCCAATTTTTCATCACTGTACCTACGGAGCTTGAGGAGGCGGCGATGATCGACGGCTGCAGCCGGTTCCGCATTTACTGGACAATTATGCTGCCGATTGCCTGTCCTGGTATGGCGACACTGACGATCTTCACGTTCGTTTCCATTTGGAATGAATTCTTCGACCCGCTTATTTTCATCAATACACGTGAGCTGATGACCTTGCCACTGGGATTATCGTTGTTCACAGATGAAGTGGGCACTGCCTGGCATTACCTGATGAGTGCCACCGTCATGGCCACCGTGCCGCTGCTGATCGTCTTCTTCCTGGCGCAGAAGCGGTTCATCGAGGGCGTAGCCATGACGGGGCTGAAGGAATAG
- a CDS encoding FAD-dependent oxidoreductase — MDNMNPAIEADVVVVGGGPAGITAAIAAGRLGAQTVLIERYGFVGGMSTAAMVYPWMTFHTDSGEQVIKGIAQEIVDRLQANGGSPGHLRDTVGFVHTLTPYHPEIYQVVAIDMLHEAGVKLLLHSFVDEVRASDGVIEHVVVTNKSGRTPIKGRIFVDCSGDADVAKLSGAETLQGRDGDNRSQPMTMKFRMRGVDLHKVKAYMISHPEEFYSKTPIAELPDLPLTGVSGFYSQWKRAEVPINRDQVLFFAGPADDEVLINCTRVQGLDATNAEDLTLAEQEGRKQVLLMAEFLKRDVPGFERASISAVAPQIGIRESRRIKGYYQLTKEDVVEGRKFSDVIARSGYPIDIHDPSGKGVTASFIAGDGAYDIPYGCLLSANVSNLLAAGRCISTSHEALATTRLTPSCMATGQAAGTAAALAATAGVKPQALDIPQLQEQLRRDGVVL; from the coding sequence GTGGATAATATGAATCCTGCAATAGAGGCAGATGTCGTTGTCGTGGGGGGAGGCCCGGCAGGAATCACGGCGGCTATTGCCGCCGGACGGCTGGGAGCACAGACCGTGCTTATTGAACGTTACGGGTTCGTGGGGGGGATGTCCACCGCCGCTATGGTCTATCCATGGATGACCTTTCACACCGATAGCGGCGAGCAAGTTATCAAGGGCATCGCCCAGGAAATCGTAGACCGGCTGCAGGCAAACGGCGGTTCGCCGGGCCATCTCCGGGATACGGTAGGCTTCGTGCATACGCTTACGCCGTACCATCCTGAGATTTATCAGGTGGTAGCTATAGATATGCTGCATGAAGCGGGAGTGAAGCTGCTTCTGCACAGCTTTGTGGACGAGGTGAGGGCCAGCGACGGCGTAATCGAACATGTGGTAGTGACTAATAAATCCGGGCGTACGCCTATAAAAGGGCGCATCTTCGTCGATTGCAGCGGAGACGCCGATGTAGCGAAGCTGTCCGGGGCGGAAACTCTGCAAGGCCGGGACGGGGACAACCGTTCCCAGCCGATGACGATGAAGTTCAGAATGCGCGGCGTTGATCTGCACAAGGTCAAAGCGTATATGATTAGCCATCCCGAAGAGTTCTATAGTAAAACGCCGATCGCCGAGCTGCCGGATCTGCCGCTCACCGGGGTAAGCGGATTCTACTCGCAATGGAAGCGGGCCGAGGTACCGATTAACCGTGACCAGGTATTGTTCTTTGCCGGTCCGGCAGACGACGAGGTGCTGATCAACTGCACCCGCGTCCAGGGGCTGGATGCAACGAATGCGGAGGACCTGACCTTGGCCGAACAGGAGGGCCGGAAGCAGGTGCTGCTCATGGCCGAGTTCCTGAAGCGCGACGTTCCGGGCTTCGAACGGGCCTCGATCTCAGCGGTTGCGCCGCAGATCGGCATCCGCGAATCACGGCGGATCAAAGGCTATTACCAGCTGACCAAGGAAGATGTCGTAGAAGGCCGGAAATTCAGTGATGTCATTGCCCGGAGCGGCTACCCGATCGACATTCACGATCCGTCCGGAAAGGGGGTAACGGCCTCCTTCATCGCCGGAGACGGCGCGTACGATATTCCGTACGGTTGTCTGCTATCCGCCAATGTGTCCAATCTGCTGGCCGCAGGCCGCTGCATCTCGACCTCGCACGAAGCATTGGCCACGACCCGGCTGACACCAAGCTGCATGGCCACGGGCCAGGCGGCCGGAACAGCGGCAGCGCTCGCAGCGACCGCGGGGGTAAAGCCGCAGGCATTAGATATCCCACAGCTGCAGGAGCAACTGAGGCGGGATGGGGTAGTATTATAG
- a CDS encoding response regulator transcription factor — translation MYKVLLVEDEIVIRQGMRELISRSAPFFEVTAEMPGGREALLYLKSELPDVMITDIRMKEMDGLALAEKVKSMYPGLLVIIVSGYGEFEYAQKAIEYGVLHYLLKPVERHELVSVMEKARLLLDKRHGISSLEQTPDPLRVESGGDTRKIIRDVKEYVRLHIDGDLRLQTVASHVNLNATYLSQLFKGEAGCNYSDYVTDSRMERAKWLLSHTQLKIYDVARLSGHQSPKHFMLVFKQQTGMTGGEYRNQFNSHE, via the coding sequence ATGTATAAAGTGCTGCTCGTAGAGGACGAAATCGTGATTAGACAAGGGATGCGTGAGCTCATTAGCCGGTCGGCGCCCTTTTTCGAGGTGACGGCTGAAATGCCGGGTGGACGGGAGGCGCTCCTGTACTTAAAGTCCGAGCTGCCGGACGTGATGATTACCGATATCCGTATGAAGGAAATGGACGGACTGGCGCTGGCCGAAAAGGTGAAGTCGATGTATCCCGGGCTGCTGGTCATCATTGTGAGCGGATACGGCGAATTTGAATATGCCCAAAAAGCCATTGAATACGGCGTTCTTCATTACCTGTTAAAGCCGGTAGAACGTCATGAGCTGGTTAGCGTGATGGAAAAAGCACGGCTGCTGCTCGATAAGCGTCATGGCATATCTTCCCTGGAACAGACGCCAGACCCGCTGCGGGTGGAGAGCGGAGGAGATACACGCAAGATCATACGGGATGTTAAGGAATACGTCAGACTGCATATTGACGGTGATCTGCGGCTGCAGACGGTAGCTTCCCATGTCAATCTGAACGCCACGTATCTGAGCCAGCTGTTCAAGGGAGAGGCAGGCTGCAATTATTCAGACTATGTAACCGATTCCCGGATGGAACGGGCGAAATGGCTGCTAAGCCATACCCAGCTCAAAATTTATGATGTAGCCCGGCTATCCGGCCATCAAAGCCCGAAGCATTTCATGCTGGTGTTCAAGCAGCAAACGGGGATGACGGGCGGAGAATACCGCAATCAATTTAATAGTCATGAATGA
- a CDS encoding helix-turn-helix transcriptional regulator — protein sequence MTNHKNWGRRMRLHRLIAILLLLESRGRMKAKDLAEALETSVRSIYRDVDVLAESGIPLVSATGPNGGIALMEGYTVNLRRLQGDEVVQLFLTGMGMPAGGSGETSLLLKSALLKLEASLPAPYHEDIRTAQRRFLFDATPWWSGQAAVPYLEILRTAVWRGRKITADYLKVNGEKSLRKLQPYGLIVKQGEWYLAAYCERAGEVRTFKCERFTAVTLLDETYAIPEQFSLQHYWQHAEQAFVQTSRAREFYPVVIRTRVKHEQMLQGLEVMNTGSDGDAWLFTVNMYDYSSACARVLPLLVHAEIVGPPELREYVSNQVRMWDKMYNHSKAT from the coding sequence ATGACGAATCATAAGAATTGGGGGAGACGCATGCGGCTGCACCGGTTGATCGCTATACTTTTACTGCTTGAATCCCGGGGCAGAATGAAGGCCAAGGATCTGGCCGAAGCGCTGGAAACCTCTGTCCGTTCGATCTACAGGGATGTTGATGTCCTGGCGGAATCGGGCATTCCACTTGTGTCGGCCACCGGGCCGAACGGCGGGATTGCGCTCATGGAAGGCTATACGGTGAATCTGCGGAGGCTGCAAGGGGATGAGGTGGTTCAGCTCTTTTTGACAGGGATGGGGATGCCGGCGGGCGGTTCAGGAGAGACCAGTCTGCTGCTCAAGAGTGCGCTTTTGAAGCTGGAAGCAAGCTTACCCGCACCCTACCATGAGGATATCCGTACCGCGCAGCGCCGGTTCCTGTTCGATGCTACCCCGTGGTGGAGTGGTCAGGCAGCGGTGCCGTATCTTGAGATTCTGCGCACTGCAGTGTGGCGGGGGCGGAAGATTACGGCAGATTATCTTAAGGTGAATGGGGAGAAATCGCTCCGGAAGCTGCAGCCCTATGGGCTCATCGTGAAGCAGGGGGAGTGGTATCTTGCCGCCTATTGCGAGCGGGCAGGCGAGGTCCGAACATTCAAATGCGAAAGGTTCACGGCCGTTACCTTGTTGGACGAGACCTATGCCATCCCTGAGCAGTTCTCCCTGCAGCATTACTGGCAACATGCAGAGCAAGCCTTCGTTCAGACCAGCAGAGCGCGGGAGTTCTATCCGGTGGTCATCCGTACCCGTGTTAAGCATGAGCAGATGTTGCAGGGGCTGGAGGTCATGAATACCGGATCTGATGGAGATGCCTGGCTGTTTACAGTGAATATGTACGATTATAGCTCGGCCTGTGCGAGGGTGCTGCCGCTATTGGTTCATGCTGAAATTGTGGGGCCGCCGGAGCTGAGAGAGTATGTCAGCAATCAAGTACGAATGTGGGATAAAATGTATAATCACAGCAAGGCGACATAA
- a CDS encoding flavodoxin domain-containing protein: protein MSNRILIVYASKYGCTEKAALLLQTRLDGAEVANLRSGKLPDLTSYDTVILGASIYYGRIRKEMAAFTAQHKQELLSKRLGLFICAGMTGEKGEQELKQAYPEIIYNKALAREIMGDEIYPDRISALDKWIIRMVKGKEHKAGGGLSMDKLERFAYTMSAGG from the coding sequence GTGAGCAATCGGATCTTGATCGTGTATGCAAGCAAATACGGATGTACGGAAAAAGCCGCATTACTTCTGCAAACCAGACTGGATGGGGCCGAGGTGGCGAATTTGAGATCTGGCAAGTTGCCGGATCTGACTAGCTACGACACAGTAATTCTAGGCGCCTCGATCTACTATGGCAGAATCCGTAAGGAGATGGCTGCATTCACAGCCCAGCACAAGCAAGAGCTCTTAAGCAAACGGCTGGGATTGTTCATCTGTGCAGGAATGACAGGGGAGAAGGGGGAGCAGGAGCTTAAGCAGGCGTATCCCGAAATCATTTACAACAAGGCGCTTGCCAGGGAGATCATGGGCGATGAGATCTACCCGGACCGGATATCTGCGCTTGATAAGTGGATTATACGTATGGTAAAAGGCAAGGAGCACAAGGCCGGAGGCGGGCTGTCCATGGATAAGCTGGAGCGTTTCGCGTATACGATGTCGGCAGGCGGGTAG
- a CDS encoding Gfo/Idh/MocA family protein, with protein MNIGILGTGFGAYHASLLKQMEFVNQIVIFGRNEAKLLKLKEELGVEFTMNAEDILSDPSIDVVDICLPSALHATYALEALDRGKDVFCETPAVLGLEDGQRLLQAEERTGRRILVNQFIKFDYAYEYLEQAVREETYGKLLHLSMRRETAPLWGDLGLSAIAPNLMIHELDFIAWLMDSPVPSAIWGTSGGKDGQALVLASFLQPEWSAQLTVSSQMPGSYPFTIGYEAYFEQAKLEFRECSGADGVIQASLTGYTSEGRVDIPLIPSDTYAKSLRHALLSLRDVTDSGLSLRQALKSLKVAFQLTDMLTASK; from the coding sequence ATGAACATTGGCATATTGGGAACTGGATTCGGGGCGTATCACGCCTCTCTGCTGAAGCAAATGGAGTTCGTGAACCAGATCGTGATCTTCGGGAGAAATGAGGCCAAGCTGCTGAAGCTGAAGGAAGAGCTGGGGGTGGAGTTCACGATGAATGCTGAGGACATTCTGTCTGATCCCTCAATTGACGTAGTGGATATCTGTCTGCCGTCTGCGCTTCATGCCACTTATGCACTGGAAGCCCTGGACCGGGGAAAAGATGTATTCTGCGAGACCCCGGCGGTGCTGGGGCTGGAAGATGGACAGAGACTGCTTCAGGCGGAAGAGCGGACCGGGCGCAGAATCCTCGTCAATCAATTCATCAAATTCGATTATGCCTATGAATACTTGGAGCAGGCGGTACGTGAGGAGACCTACGGCAAGCTTCTGCATTTGAGTATGCGCCGGGAGACCGCTCCACTCTGGGGAGATCTGGGCCTCTCGGCCATCGCTCCCAATCTGATGATTCATGAGCTGGATTTCATCGCCTGGCTGATGGATTCACCTGTACCTTCTGCCATCTGGGGGACCTCCGGGGGTAAGGATGGACAGGCGCTGGTCCTAGCCTCCTTCCTGCAGCCCGAGTGGAGTGCACAGCTCACTGTTTCTTCGCAGATGCCGGGGAGTTATCCTTTTACTATCGGGTATGAAGCTTACTTCGAGCAAGCGAAGCTGGAGTTCCGTGAGTGCAGTGGTGCGGATGGCGTGATCCAGGCGAGCCTGACCGGCTATACCTCTGAGGGACGGGTGGATATTCCGCTGATTCCGAGTGATACCTATGCCAAAAGCTTGCGCCATGCCCTCCTGAGCCTCCGGGACGTGACGGACTCCGGCCTGTCGCTGCGACAAGCGCTGAAGTCTCTAAAAGTGGCTTTCCAGTTAACGGATATGCTAACTGCGAGCAAGTAG
- a CDS encoding carbohydrate ABC transporter permease, with product MNRKVKRRNKGPLAREAQVTGWLFISPMLLGFTLLLLFPMGKALYMSLNDWPLLGGHRFVGLDNYKDIAVDPLFWKVFGNTAYFTLGLVPFNIVLALMLALLLSRSLKGIGIFRTAIFVPVMTSLIVWSIVWKYMFATDSGLINQLLMLFNIKGAAWLYDERLAMPAVIVTSVLKNVGLNMVLFIAAIQQVSRSLYEAAELDGAGKTKSFFNVTLPMITPTVFLTVVMTVIGSLKVFGQIYVMTQGGPSNSTKVLVYYIWEKAFKLFQMGYASALAFVLFFVVLILTLLQWQLRKRWVFNEGDA from the coding sequence ATGAACAGAAAGGTCAAGAGACGAAACAAAGGTCCGCTTGCCCGCGAGGCACAGGTGACCGGATGGCTTTTTATATCGCCTATGCTGCTCGGTTTCACGTTGTTATTGTTATTTCCGATGGGGAAAGCGCTCTATATGAGCTTAAATGACTGGCCGCTGCTTGGCGGGCACCGGTTTGTCGGTCTGGATAATTACAAGGATATTGCGGTGGACCCGCTGTTCTGGAAGGTCTTCGGCAACACGGCTTATTTCACGCTGGGGCTGGTGCCGTTTAACATTGTGCTGGCTCTGATGCTGGCGTTGCTGTTATCCCGAAGCCTGAAGGGCATCGGTATCTTCCGTACCGCGATCTTCGTTCCCGTAATGACTTCGCTGATCGTATGGTCCATCGTCTGGAAGTATATGTTCGCCACCGATTCCGGGCTGATCAATCAGCTGCTGATGTTGTTCAACATTAAAGGAGCCGCCTGGCTGTATGATGAGAGACTGGCGATGCCGGCGGTCATCGTGACGAGTGTGCTAAAGAACGTGGGTCTGAACATGGTGCTATTCATCGCTGCAATCCAGCAGGTATCGCGTTCATTGTACGAGGCGGCTGAGCTGGACGGGGCAGGCAAAACCAAAAGCTTTTTCAACGTGACCCTGCCTATGATTACGCCAACCGTATTTCTGACCGTGGTGATGACCGTAATCGGCTCGCTGAAGGTATTCGGCCAGATCTATGTCATGACCCAGGGCGGGCCGAGTAACAGCACCAAAGTACTGGTCTATTACATCTGGGAAAAAGCGTTCAAGCTGTTCCAGATGGGCTACGCTTCGGCGCTGGCATTTGTGTTGTTCTTTGTCGTGTTGATCTTGACTCTGCTGCAGTGGCAGCTGCGAAAGAGGTGGGTATTCAATGAAGGCGACGCCTAA
- a CDS encoding cache domain-containing sensor histidine kinase — MDVAGQANANLDRLLKDLERLSLMPLYDEQVLSILAKYDGPMGSGTWALSEDYQKMKLYTSAQAYDRPEIRGIHLLSNSGTLFSNVEPLAVNTSWDARRDEWFSTLTRSDGEWIILPPHLPSYYAGTDPSFYISVARVIKEPSTLRRLGYILIDVKQEAFGSVFSKLKIEESTNLMILGGDQRLLYEQKPDNGQSAYGQLMGSGRIKELHGGERERLGGTDYLFISHKSPYSGLSVIGLTPIGVIQKESRALMIFTLWLALFCLVTVLLLAYAVSYRITLPLVELKSNMSRVERGDFNKRVSPLGGDEFGQLGRGFNKMMDEINRLFHEVLVTRLREKEAELSALQSQINPHFIYNTLESINMMAVQRRHDEVSDMVSALGKLLRYTIDKAGRLVSLGEEIAFVDSYVRIQQIRFGGKLTVHNEIEEEVLHLRIPKLTIQPLVENAIDHGIAGREEGTIWVSALRFDNELLITVRDNGNGLAEEELTALNREIEQDPSMDSLRRSEEESLGLRNIGQRIKLLYAEGGSLTVDGSPGQGLAVTITITIPESGGEEDV; from the coding sequence GTGGATGTCGCCGGACAGGCCAACGCTAATCTGGATAGGCTGTTGAAGGATCTGGAGCGGTTGTCGCTGATGCCTCTGTATGATGAACAGGTGTTATCTATTCTGGCTAAATACGATGGTCCTATGGGCTCAGGCACATGGGCGCTGTCTGAGGATTATCAGAAAATGAAGCTATATACCTCCGCACAGGCCTATGACCGTCCGGAAATCCGCGGCATCCATCTGCTGAGCAACAGCGGAACGCTATTCTCCAACGTGGAACCGCTGGCCGTCAATACCTCATGGGATGCCAGACGTGATGAATGGTTTAGCACCCTTACGCGGTCGGACGGAGAGTGGATCATTCTTCCTCCCCATCTTCCGTCTTACTATGCCGGGACTGACCCCTCATTCTATATTTCAGTAGCCAGGGTAATCAAGGAACCTAGTACGCTGAGGCGTCTGGGCTACATACTAATCGACGTCAAGCAGGAGGCTTTCGGCTCTGTCTTTTCCAAGCTGAAGATTGAAGAGTCCACGAATCTGATGATCTTGGGCGGAGACCAGCGGCTGCTGTATGAGCAAAAGCCGGATAACGGGCAGTCGGCCTACGGCCAGCTTATGGGCTCCGGGCGGATTAAAGAGCTGCATGGCGGGGAGCGGGAGAGGCTGGGAGGCACCGATTATTTGTTTATCAGCCATAAGTCCCCTTATTCAGGCTTGTCCGTCATCGGCTTGACTCCGATCGGAGTCATTCAGAAGGAGTCGCGTGCGTTGATGATTTTCACGTTATGGCTTGCCCTCTTTTGCCTGGTGACGGTGCTGTTGCTCGCTTATGCGGTGTCGTACCGGATTACCCTCCCGCTGGTGGAGCTGAAGAGCAATATGTCCAGGGTGGAGCGGGGCGATTTCAACAAGCGGGTCAGTCCGCTGGGGGGAGATGAATTCGGGCAGCTCGGGCGCGGGTTCAACAAGATGATGGACGAAATCAACCGCCTGTTTCATGAGGTGCTTGTGACCCGCCTCCGGGAAAAGGAGGCAGAGCTGTCCGCCCTGCAGAGTCAGATCAATCCGCATTTTATCTATAATACGCTGGAATCGATTAATATGATGGCCGTTCAGCGCAGGCATGATGAGGTATCGGATATGGTATCCGCACTGGGCAAGCTGCTTCGCTATACGATTGACAAGGCCGGCCGGCTAGTATCTCTTGGAGAGGAAATTGCGTTCGTAGACTCCTATGTCCGCATCCAGCAGATTCGTTTCGGCGGTAAGCTGACGGTACATAACGAGATTGAAGAAGAAGTGCTGCATTTGCGCATACCAAAGCTCACCATTCAGCCGCTGGTGGAGAATGCCATCGATCACGGGATCGCGGGGCGCGAAGAAGGGACGATCTGGGTGTCAGCGCTGCGTTTTGACAACGAGCTATTAATTACGGTGCGCGATAACGGGAATGGCTTAGCGGAGGAGGAACTCACGGCGCTGAACCGGGAGATCGAACAAGATCCTTCCATGGATTCGCTCCGGCGCAGCGAGGAGGAGAGTCTGGGACTGCGCAATATTGGCCAGCGGATCAAGCTGCTGTACGCGGAAGGCGGGAGTCTCACGGTTGACGGAAGTCCGGGGCAAGGGCTGGCCGTGACCATTACAATAACGATACCGGAATCAGGGGGAGAAGAGGATGTATAA